Proteins encoded within one genomic window of Ovis aries strain OAR_USU_Benz2616 breed Rambouillet chromosome 1, ARS-UI_Ramb_v3.0, whole genome shotgun sequence:
- the LOC101104203 gene encoding keratin-associated protein 12-2-like yields the protein MCHTSFSSGCQAACVPSSCQPSCSMSSPCQPFCLPVSCRPAVYVTPSCQSSVRLPVSCRPAVYVPVSFKPAVCLPVSYRPAVLVAPSCQSSGCYQPSRPTLVYRPVSCSTPSCL from the coding sequence ATGTGCCACACCAGCTTCTCCTCAGGCTGCCAGGCTGCCTGTGTGCCCAGCTCCTGCCAGCCATCCTGCAGCATGTCCAGCCCCTGCCAGCCGTTCTGTCTGCCAGTGAGCTGCAGGCCAGCCGTGTATGTGACTCCTTCCTGCCAGTCCTCTGTGCGCCTGCCTGTGAGCTGCAGGCCTGCTGTGTATGTGCCtgtgagttttaagccggctgtGTGCCTGCCTGTGAGCTACAGGCCGGCCGTGCTGGTGGCCCCCTCCTGCCAGTCCTCCGGGTGCTACCAGCCCTCCCGCCCCACCCTGGTCTATAGACCCGTCTCCTGTAGCACCCCTTCCTGCTTGTGA